From Scytonema millei VB511283, the proteins below share one genomic window:
- a CDS encoding cob(I)yrinic acid a,c-diamide adenosyltransferase has protein sequence MSRNGIGIKTAQVRSQRVVGQIHVYDGAGKGKSQAALGVVLRSIGLGIHSRNDTRVLLLRFLKGPGRAYDEDGAIKALQQGFPHLIDQVRTGRAEFFGPDEITRFDRLEAQRGWDIAKGAIASGLYSVIVLDELNPVLDLGLLPVDEVVSVLQSKLEEIEIIATGRGAPQKLLDIADLHSEMRPHHHPTAEMQGIAGIEIYTGAGKGKSTSALGKALQAIGRGISQDNSHRVLIMQWLKGGSGYTEDAAIAALQQTYPNLVDHQRCGRDAIVWRGQQQELDYVEAERGWEIARVAIASGLYKTIILDELNPTVDLELLPIEPIMQALLRKPRDTEIIITGRCHTPPAYFDLAEVHSEVYCHKHYANSGVELKSGVDF, from the coding sequence GTGAGTAGGAATGGGATCGGAATAAAAACGGCGCAGGTGCGATCGCAGCGGGTTGTCGGTCAAATTCACGTCTACGATGGCGCGGGCAAAGGTAAGTCTCAAGCGGCTTTAGGCGTGGTTTTGCGATCGATTGGCTTGGGAATTCACAGCCGCAACGATACCCGCGTCTTGCTACTGCGGTTTCTTAAGGGACCAGGACGGGCTTACGATGAAGATGGGGCAATTAAGGCTCTACAACAAGGTTTTCCTCATTTAATCGACCAAGTACGGACGGGACGAGCCGAATTTTTTGGTCCCGATGAAATTACCCGTTTTGATCGCCTAGAGGCGCAGCGGGGCTGGGATATTGCTAAAGGGGCGATCGCTTCTGGTTTATATTCCGTGATCGTTTTGGACGAACTCAATCCGGTGTTAGATTTAGGTTTGCTACCCGTGGATGAAGTTGTCAGCGTTCTCCAGTCCAAGCTAGAAGAAATCGAAATTATCGCTACAGGACGCGGCGCACCCCAAAAACTGCTCGATATTGCCGATCTGCACTCGGAAATGCGCCCGCACCATCACCCTACAGCTGAGATGCAGGGAATTGCTGGAATTGAAATCTATACGGGGGCGGGTAAAGGTAAGTCTACCAGCGCCCTGGGTAAGGCACTGCAAGCGATTGGCAGAGGGATTAGTCAAGATAATTCCCACCGCGTTCTGATTATGCAATGGCTTAAAGGTGGTAGCGGCTACACTGAGGATGCCGCGATCGCGGCTTTACAACAAACTTATCCGAATTTGGTCGATCATCAGCGCTGCGGACGCGATGCGATTGTCTGGCGCGGACAACAGCAAGAACTCGACTATGTAGAAGCCGAACGCGGTTGGGAAATTGCTAGAGTGGCGATCGCTTCTGGTTTATACAAAACTATTATCCTCGACGAGCTGAACCCAACTGTAGATTTAGAATTGCTGCCAATTGAGCCAATTATGCAAGCGCTACTGCGCAAGCCCCGCGATACGGAAATTATCATCACTGGGCGCTGTCACACTCCCCCCGCTTATTTCGACTTGGCTGAAGTTCACTCCGAGGTATACTGTCACAAGCACTATGCTAATAGTGGAGTAGAACTCAAAAGCGGCGTTGATTTTTAA
- a CDS encoding tetratricopeptide repeat protein, protein MGLTDEGCLNRLTCIVHAAYTNLYIPADDWDDWEEELAVCERDIELRPNDFRAWEKLGNVLEKLGRDEEALAACERAIEIRSYEYFAWGLQSRVLEKLGRDKEARAACEESISCIKFWRSRLINSSVQT, encoded by the coding sequence ATGGGTCTAACCGACGAAGGTTGTCTAAATCGTCTAACTTGCATTGTACATGCAGCTTATACCAACCTGTATATACCAGCGGATGACTGGGATGACTGGGAGGAAGAACTTGCTGTCTGTGAGCGAGACATAGAGCTTCGTCCTAATGATTTCCGGGCTTGGGAAAAGTTGGGCAATGTGTTGGAGAAACTAGGGCGAGATGAAGAAGCACTCGCCGCTTGCGAGCGAGCCATAGAGATTCGTTCCTATGAATACTTCGCTTGGGGCTTGCAGAGCAGAGTGTTGGAGAAACTGGGGCGAGATAAAGAAGCACGCGCCGCTTGTGAGGAATCCATATCTTGTATAAAGTTCTGGCGCAGTCGCCTAATCAATTCCAGTGTGCAGACTTGA
- a CDS encoding flavin monoamine oxidase family protein, which yields MLTRRNFIEQAIITPIQAVAATKLCHFLPINYKPKVVIIGAGISGLAAGYFLSQKGIDITILEARSRLGGRVYSQTIDAGENLTIELGAEWIGACHQRVISLCQELGLELQNNQFHTHLLYQGKYFRQDEWDFSDAWYDKLEILLKAYSNLSEFDKMKLDKIDLWRYLVDNGIKDKDLDFIELIKSTDFGESIRFASAFIALDEYVESQETYHMDYKIKGGNSKLAQALAARIGRDKILLNRPVVAIEQTGRSVTVTCANGDKISADKVICTLPTTVMKSIRWNPALPEDKLEAIDALQYSRINKYATLYDRRFWQDESFDLITDGPAHYFYHATKNQASTKGALVSYTIGDKADIFARQSELGRNALVESALKPIFGDTERYALKRINHYWGNDEFAKGSYAFYGKNQWFNIRPVLQRRFKHVHFAGEHIADWQGYMEGAIETGEAAAAAI from the coding sequence ATGCTGACACGCAGAAACTTCATCGAACAAGCAATTATTACTCCGATTCAAGCTGTAGCAGCCACCAAACTTTGTCACTTTCTGCCAATTAACTACAAACCAAAAGTAGTTATTATCGGTGCAGGAATATCGGGACTGGCAGCAGGATATTTCTTATCTCAAAAAGGTATCGATATAACAATTTTAGAAGCACGTTCCCGTTTAGGAGGGCGTGTTTATTCACAAACAATAGATGCAGGTGAAAACTTAACTATCGAACTAGGTGCAGAGTGGATTGGTGCTTGCCACCAGCGAGTCATTTCTCTTTGTCAAGAATTGGGGTTAGAATTACAAAATAATCAATTTCATACTCATTTGTTATATCAAGGTAAATATTTTCGTCAAGATGAATGGGATTTTTCCGACGCTTGGTATGACAAATTAGAAATTTTGTTAAAGGCTTACTCCAATTTAAGCGAATTCGATAAAATGAAATTGGATAAGATTGACTTGTGGCGTTATTTAGTTGACAACGGTATTAAAGATAAAGACTTAGATTTTATTGAACTAATTAAAAGTACTGATTTTGGCGAGAGTATTCGGTTCGCTTCTGCTTTTATTGCTCTAGATGAATATGTCGAATCGCAAGAAACATATCATATGGATTATAAAATTAAAGGAGGCAATAGTAAATTAGCGCAAGCTTTAGCAGCTAGAATTGGGCGAGATAAAATTTTACTAAATCGTCCAGTTGTGGCAATCGAACAAACAGGGCGATCGGTAACAGTCACCTGTGCCAATGGAGATAAAATTAGTGCAGATAAAGTTATCTGTACTCTGCCAACGACAGTGATGAAAAGTATTCGCTGGAATCCAGCGTTACCAGAAGACAAATTAGAAGCGATCGACGCATTACAATACAGTCGGATCAATAAATATGCCACGTTATACGATCGCAGATTTTGGCAAGATGAAAGCTTTGACTTAATTACCGATGGACCCGCTCATTATTTCTATCATGCTACCAAAAATCAAGCTTCTACCAAAGGCGCATTAGTCTCTTACACGATTGGCGATAAAGCCGATATCTTTGCTAGACAATCCGAACTGGGGAGAAATGCATTAGTTGAAAGTGCGTTAAAACCTATCTTTGGCGATACCGAACGGTATGCTCTAAAACGAATCAATCACTATTGGGGAAATGATGAGTTTGCCAAAGGAAGTTATGCTTTCTACGGTAAAAATCAGTGGTTTAATATTCGTCCAGTCTTGCAAAGAAGATTTAAACACGTTCACTTTGCAGGGGAACATATAGCTGATTGGCAGGGATATATGGAAGGGGCAATTGAGACGGGTGAAGCCGCCGCCGCTGCTATTTAG